A genomic region of uncultured Roseibium sp. contains the following coding sequences:
- a CDS encoding VPLPA-CTERM sorting domain-containing protein: MRIWGVLSAAVVLLCLCVVSGSAATIARAGGPYSITLGEDLVLDASASLETTASATITSYKWDINYSGGPVSFDVDTSNPIYIVSASALSALGMGVGSYNMYLVATSDANSADSDFASLEIVAAVPVPASFPLALAGLGGLAMLCRRRKCH, from the coding sequence ATGAGAATTTGGGGTGTTTTGTCAGCCGCAGTTGTTTTGCTCTGTTTATGTGTTGTTTCCGGATCTGCCGCGACTATCGCAAGGGCCGGAGGTCCTTATTCAATTACGCTGGGTGAAGACTTGGTACTTGATGCTTCGGCGTCGTTGGAAACCACCGCGTCAGCGACAATCACCTCATATAAGTGGGACATCAATTACAGCGGGGGACCGGTCAGCTTTGATGTCGACACATCCAACCCAATCTACATCGTTTCTGCGTCTGCATTGTCAGCTTTGGGCATGGGGGTCGGCAGTTATAATATGTATTTGGTTGCCACCAGTGACGCGAACAGCGCCGATTCTGACTTTGCCTCGCTGGAAATCGTAGCAGCTGTTCCCGTTCCCGCTTCCTTTCCGCTCGCATTGGCAGGACTTGGCGGTTTGGCGATGTTGTGCCGGCGACGCAAGTGTCACTAA
- a CDS encoding glutathione peroxidase, with product MPRIGNILSLVAGATVAMSASMSQVPAGQAGDSALQFSFDMPDGSQLPLEQFAGKTVLVVNTATRCGFSKQLAGLQQLHERYSASGLVVIAVPSNDFGNQEPLQDGEIAGFCEAKYGAKYLMTAKTSVKGKLAHPFYAWVAETLGSAARPYWNFHKYLIGPDGSIVAWFSTPTKPTSSKIVRAIEAQLGS from the coding sequence ATGCCCCGGATCGGAAACATTCTGAGCCTCGTTGCCGGCGCAACCGTGGCCATGAGCGCGAGCATGTCACAAGTGCCAGCCGGACAGGCCGGGGACAGCGCCCTGCAGTTTTCCTTCGACATGCCTGACGGCAGTCAGCTGCCGCTGGAGCAGTTCGCGGGCAAGACGGTCCTGGTGGTCAACACGGCAACCAGATGCGGGTTCAGCAAGCAGCTTGCCGGACTGCAGCAGTTGCATGAACGCTATTCGGCAAGCGGACTGGTCGTGATCGCGGTGCCGTCAAACGATTTCGGCAATCAGGAACCCTTGCAAGACGGCGAGATCGCCGGGTTCTGTGAAGCCAAATATGGCGCCAAATACCTGATGACCGCAAAAACGTCCGTGAAGGGAAAGCTCGCGCATCCTTTTTACGCGTGGGTGGCGGAAACGCTCGGGTCAGCGGCTCGCCCCTACTGGAACTTCCACAAGTACCTGATCGGGCCGGACGGCTCGATCGTCGCCTGGTTCTCGACACCGACAAAACCGACATCTTCGAAGATCGTCCGCGCCATAGAGGCACAGCTTGGCAGCTGA
- a CDS encoding DUF393 domain-containing protein — MVRALIEVYYDGKCGLCSREIGYYKRLTPSTSIVWNDIATHPELLQGTGMSQSDALLYLRVRDEEGTIRTGLDAFLVIWRQFRGWRLLGALAALPGVYRGVSFAYRKFADRRFKRHAHCQASLPPTAPPAGLRS; from the coding sequence ATGGTGAGAGCGTTGATCGAGGTCTATTACGACGGCAAGTGCGGGCTCTGTTCGCGGGAGATCGGCTACTACAAGCGGCTGACACCGAGCACAAGCATCGTCTGGAACGATATCGCCACGCATCCGGAACTGCTACAGGGCACGGGCATGAGCCAGTCGGATGCCTTGCTCTATCTGCGCGTGCGCGACGAAGAGGGCACGATCCGAACCGGTCTGGACGCGTTTCTGGTGATCTGGCGGCAGTTCAGGGGATGGCGGCTTCTGGGCGCGCTCGCCGCCTTGCCGGGCGTCTATCGCGGCGTTTCATTTGCCTATCGGAAATTCGCAGACCGCCGTTTCAAGCGTCATGCGCATTGCCAGGCGAGCCTTCCGCCTACGGCGCCTCCTGCCGGCCTTCGGTCCTGA
- a CDS encoding multidrug efflux RND transporter permease subunit, protein MFSRFFIYRPKFALVISIVITIAGILGYVSLPVEQFPNITPPVVNVSATYTGANAEVLEETVAAPIEGQVNGVDDMIYMQSTSNDSGNYSLNVTFAVGTDPDIATVNTQNRVSQATSQLPSEVTANGVTVQKASTNMLLVITLYSPNGTYDPVFLSNYASINLKDSLARVQGVGRADVMTDFAYGMRIWLDPDRLTSLGMTPTDFIAAVQDQNIQVAAGQIGAPPVPDGQQFQYTIKAKGRLATPEEFEDIVLRTGEDGAIVKIGDVARVELGAQFYNASGEFNGQPSTVLAIYQAPGANALQVSENVLARLESLSQAFPDDVEYAVPFNTTDFVQASLDDVIATLFLTFLLVVSVVFIFLGNWRATIIPTVAIPVSLIGTFGVLLALGMSLNTISLFALVLAIGIVVDDAIVVVENVERIIAEEGLAPKEATAKAMEQITSPVIATTLVLLAVFVPTIFMPGITGRLYSQFAVTISVSVVISSINALTLSPALCGLILKARSGPPKGLMGLFDRGITGVRDGYTAIIRRLVRVAFIGLIIVGGAIAVIVSLGSTLPQGFLPSEDQGYLMVDVQLPDGAALQRTETVTERVVELTQAVPGVENVVIVNGYSILNGATSSNAALVIATMSNWEERQEPNLRINAILAKFWADFSTIPGANIIAFNPPPIPGLGTTGGVQMMMQQTGGGTPQDLASAVGSMVYSANQSADIARAYSTFRANVPQVFVDLDREKAKTLGIGVSDVFTTLQAYLGSFYINDFNIFGRVYKVMIQADGQYRDKIEDIGRLYVRSQDGTMVPLRSVLTTENVLGPQILTRYNMFRAAAVMADPAPGASTGVVINEMESAADEAMPPGYTYEWTGTAQQQQGASNIVMFILMLSILFTYLFLVAQYESWSMPVAILMSVSFAIMGALVAVFVTGGDVNLYTQIGMIMLVGMGAKNAILIVEFAMEQRDTGKSIMEAATEAAHLRFRAVMMTALSFLLGVVPLMTASSAGAASQKAIGFAVFGGMLFATVVGVLMIPVLYVCLQYIREKAKTMLGGQGHVSRSAEAG, encoded by the coding sequence ATGTTTTCTCGCTTTTTTATCTACCGGCCGAAATTCGCGCTGGTGATTTCCATTGTTATCACGATTGCCGGTATTCTCGGATACGTGTCCCTGCCGGTCGAGCAGTTTCCCAATATCACGCCGCCGGTGGTGAACGTCTCAGCGACCTACACGGGCGCGAACGCCGAGGTTCTGGAAGAGACCGTGGCGGCCCCCATCGAGGGGCAGGTCAACGGCGTCGACGACATGATCTACATGCAGTCGACAAGCAACGACAGCGGCAACTATTCGCTCAACGTGACCTTTGCGGTCGGCACGGATCCGGACATTGCAACGGTCAACACGCAAAACCGCGTGTCGCAGGCGACAAGCCAGCTGCCGAGCGAAGTGACCGCGAACGGGGTAACCGTTCAAAAAGCCAGTACCAACATGCTGCTGGTGATCACGCTTTATTCGCCGAACGGCACCTATGACCCCGTTTTCCTGTCGAATTATGCCTCCATCAACCTGAAGGATTCGCTCGCCCGCGTTCAGGGTGTCGGCCGTGCCGACGTGATGACGGATTTCGCCTACGGCATGCGTATCTGGCTCGATCCGGACAGGCTCACCAGCCTGGGCATGACACCGACCGATTTCATCGCGGCCGTGCAGGACCAGAACATCCAGGTCGCTGCCGGCCAGATCGGCGCGCCACCCGTGCCGGACGGACAGCAGTTCCAGTATACGATCAAGGCGAAGGGCCGTCTGGCGACACCGGAGGAGTTCGAGGACATCGTCCTCAGAACCGGCGAGGACGGGGCCATCGTGAAGATCGGGGATGTCGCCCGGGTCGAACTCGGCGCCCAGTTCTACAACGCGTCGGGTGAGTTCAACGGCCAGCCTTCCACCGTTCTCGCGATCTACCAGGCTCCGGGTGCAAACGCGCTGCAGGTCTCCGAGAACGTGCTCGCGCGCCTTGAAAGCCTCTCGCAGGCATTTCCGGACGATGTCGAATACGCGGTTCCATTCAACACGACGGACTTCGTTCAGGCATCGCTGGACGATGTGATCGCGACGCTGTTCCTGACATTCCTGCTCGTTGTCTCCGTGGTGTTCATCTTCCTGGGGAACTGGCGCGCGACGATCATTCCGACCGTTGCCATCCCCGTGTCGCTGATCGGAACGTTCGGGGTCTTGCTTGCCCTCGGCATGTCGCTCAACACGATTTCCCTGTTCGCGCTGGTTCTGGCGATCGGTATCGTGGTCGATGACGCGATCGTCGTTGTGGAGAACGTCGAACGCATCATCGCAGAGGAGGGGCTTGCACCCAAGGAAGCAACCGCGAAGGCGATGGAGCAGATCACCAGTCCCGTCATCGCGACCACGCTGGTGCTACTCGCCGTGTTCGTGCCGACGATCTTCATGCCCGGCATCACCGGCCGGCTCTATTCACAATTCGCCGTGACGATTTCCGTTTCGGTGGTGATCTCGTCGATCAACGCGCTGACGCTGTCCCCGGCGCTCTGCGGCCTCATCCTGAAGGCGCGTTCCGGCCCGCCGAAGGGTCTCATGGGCCTGTTCGACCGCGGCATCACCGGCGTGCGCGACGGCTATACCGCGATCATCCGCCGGCTCGTGCGTGTGGCCTTTATCGGCCTGATCATCGTCGGCGGTGCGATTGCCGTGATCGTGTCGCTCGGCAGCACGCTGCCCCAGGGCTTTCTGCCGTCCGAGGACCAGGGTTACCTGATGGTGGACGTTCAGCTGCCCGACGGCGCCGCGCTACAACGCACGGAGACGGTCACGGAGCGCGTCGTTGAACTGACGCAGGCTGTCCCGGGTGTGGAGAACGTCGTCATCGTGAACGGCTATTCCATCCTGAACGGCGCGACGTCCTCGAACGCCGCACTCGTGATCGCGACAATGAGCAACTGGGAGGAGCGGCAGGAGCCGAACCTTCGCATCAATGCCATTCTTGCGAAGTTCTGGGCCGATTTCTCCACGATACCGGGCGCCAACATCATTGCCTTCAACCCGCCACCGATCCCGGGTCTCGGAACCACCGGCGGCGTGCAGATGATGATGCAGCAAACGGGTGGCGGCACGCCGCAGGACCTTGCGTCCGCCGTCGGCTCAATGGTGTATTCGGCCAACCAGAGCGCCGATATCGCGCGGGCCTATTCGACCTTCCGGGCGAATGTTCCACAGGTGTTTGTCGATCTCGACAGGGAGAAGGCCAAGACGCTGGGGATCGGTGTCTCCGACGTCTTCACCACGCTGCAGGCGTATCTCGGGTCTTTCTACATCAACGACTTCAACATCTTCGGCCGCGTCTACAAGGTCATGATCCAGGCAGACGGGCAGTATCGTGACAAGATCGAGGATATCGGCCGGCTCTATGTCCGTTCCCAGGACGGCACCATGGTGCCGCTTCGCAGTGTCCTGACGACCGAGAATGTGCTCGGGCCTCAGATCCTGACGCGCTACAACATGTTCCGGGCAGCCGCCGTCATGGCGGATCCGGCTCCTGGCGCTTCCACCGGTGTCGTCATCAACGAAATGGAATCGGCAGCAGACGAAGCCATGCCGCCTGGATACACCTACGAATGGACGGGAACGGCACAGCAGCAGCAGGGCGCCAGCAACATCGTGATGTTCATCCTGATGCTGTCCATCCTGTTCACTTATCTCTTCCTGGTTGCCCAGTATGAAAGCTGGTCGATGCCGGTCGCGATCCTGATGTCGGTGTCCTTCGCCATCATGGGGGCGCTCGTGGCGGTGTTCGTCACCGGCGGCGATGTCAATCTCTATACCCAGATCGGCATGATCATGCTTGTCGGCATGGGGGCGAAGAATGCCATCCTGATCGTGGAATTCGCGATGGAACAGCGCGACACGGGCAAATCCATCATGGAAGCGGCGACAGAGGCGGCGCACCTGCGTTTCCGCGCGGTGATGATGACAGCGCTGTCGTTCCTGCTGGGTGTCGTGCCGCTGATGACGGCGTCGAGCGCCGGTGCCGCCAGCCAGAAGGCGATCGGCTTTGCCGTCTTCGGCGGAATGCTGTTTGCAACCGTGGTCGGGGTCCTGATGATCCCCGTGCTTTACGTGTGTCTCCAGTACATCCGCGAGAAGGCGAAGACGATGCTCGGCGGTCAGGGGCATGTCAGCCGGAGTGCCGAGGCCGGATAA
- a CDS encoding efflux RND transporter periplasmic adaptor subunit: MPFQRIASRSRHLLIAAAALSLLAACSDDSKQAEAPAAPPPSVTVAKVTSQDVRQSESFVGQIAAVDQVDLVARVSGFLEDKAVPDGSFVKQDDLLFTIEKAEYEAQLTKAKADVASAKADAALKAADEKRDKDLLDKGHVSEAAYEATLAQKQQAEASVEAAQSALQQAELNLSYTDISAPFPGQIGKSTFSVGELVGPNTSSLAKLIRLAPVYVNFSVSEAQYLNAVQTHNISPADLSPDVAPSISLMLPNGDKYGESGKIVYIDNEIDATTGTISFRGQFENKDVRLLAGTYVTVLLEAPNTETALVVPQAAIQRDQQGAFALAITSDKKVEQKYVELGQQIGTNFVVTNGLAEGDEVITEGLQKVRPGVEVDPVLASQPAEQS, encoded by the coding sequence ATGCCATTTCAGCGTATCGCTTCTCGTTCCCGTCATCTTCTTATTGCCGCTGCTGCACTGAGCTTGCTGGCAGCCTGTTCTGACGATTCGAAGCAGGCCGAGGCCCCGGCGGCCCCGCCGCCTTCCGTCACCGTGGCAAAGGTGACCTCACAGGATGTGCGCCAGAGCGAATCCTTTGTCGGCCAGATTGCGGCAGTGGATCAGGTCGATCTCGTCGCCCGCGTGAGCGGCTTCCTGGAGGACAAGGCCGTTCCCGACGGGTCGTTCGTGAAGCAGGACGACCTCTTGTTCACGATCGAGAAGGCCGAATACGAGGCCCAGCTGACAAAGGCGAAAGCCGATGTTGCCAGCGCGAAAGCCGATGCGGCTCTCAAGGCGGCAGACGAGAAACGCGACAAGGATCTTCTGGACAAGGGGCATGTGTCGGAAGCCGCCTACGAAGCAACGCTTGCGCAGAAACAGCAGGCCGAAGCGTCGGTCGAGGCGGCGCAGTCCGCTTTGCAGCAGGCGGAACTCAATCTGAGCTACACGGACATTTCCGCACCGTTTCCGGGTCAGATCGGCAAGAGCACTTTCAGTGTCGGGGAACTTGTCGGACCCAACACCAGTTCACTTGCCAAGCTGATCCGTCTTGCGCCGGTCTATGTCAACTTCTCCGTCAGCGAAGCGCAGTATCTGAACGCGGTGCAGACCCACAATATCAGTCCTGCCGATCTGTCTCCCGACGTAGCGCCTTCCATCAGCCTCATGCTTCCCAACGGGGACAAATACGGAGAAAGCGGCAAAATCGTCTATATCGACAACGAGATTGACGCGACGACCGGCACGATTTCCTTCCGCGGTCAGTTCGAGAACAAGGACGTCAGACTGCTTGCAGGCACCTATGTCACGGTTCTTCTGGAAGCTCCGAACACGGAGACCGCGCTCGTCGTTCCCCAGGCCGCGATCCAGCGGGACCAGCAGGGCGCTTTTGCTCTCGCGATCACGTCGGACAAGAAGGTCGAACAGAAATATGTCGAGCTGGGACAGCAGATCGGAACGAATTTCGTCGTGACGAACGGGCTGGCCGAAGGGGATGAAGTCATAACGGAAGGTCTGCAAAAAGTCCGACCGGGTGTCGAGGTCGACCCCGTCCTCGCATCCCAGCCGGCGGAGCAGAGCTAA